The following coding sequences lie in one Gorilla gorilla gorilla isolate KB3781 chromosome 5, NHGRI_mGorGor1-v2.1_pri, whole genome shotgun sequence genomic window:
- the HSD17B8 gene encoding (3R)-3-hydroxyacyl-CoA dehydrogenase, with product MQSLSFWGEWGRLSSPHPGPLSSSVGPRPLGGRSACAGGRRWPKAGGALIGPGFAFATPPLRWDWLSAGIPTHPQPAMASQLQNRLRSALALVTGAGSGIGRAVSVRLAGEGATVAACDLDRAAAQETVRLLGGPGSKEGPPRGNHAAFQADVSEARAARCLLEQVQACFSRPPSVVVSCAGITQDEFLLHMSEDDWDKVIAVNLKGTFLVTQAAAQALVSNGCRGSIINISSIVGKVGNMGQTNYAASKAGVIGLTQTAARELGRHGIRCNSVVPGFIATPMTQKVPQKVVDKITEMIPMGHLGDPEDVADVVAFLASEDSGYITGTSVEVTGGLFM from the exons ATGCAGTCTTTGTCTTTTTGGGGGGAATGGGGCCGCTTGTCTTCTCCACACCCGGGGCCCCTAAGCAGCAGTGTCGGGCCACGCCCCCTCGGTGGGAGGTCGGCCTGCGCTGGTGGCCGCAGATGGCCTAAGGCTGGCGGGGCTTTGATTGGCCCCGGCTTTGCCTTTGCCACGCCCCCTCTGCGCTGGGATTGGCTTAGTGCTGGGATTCCCACCCACCCACAGCCCGCCATGGCGTCTCAGCTCCAGAACCGGCTCCGCTCCGCACTGGCCTTGGTCACAG GTGCGGGGAGCGGCATCGGTCGAGCGGTCAGTGTACGCCTGGCCGGAGAGGGGGCCACCGTAGCTGCCTGCGACCTGGACCGGGCAGCGGCACAAGAGACGGTGCGGCTGCTGGGCGGGCCAGGGAGCAAGGAGGGGCCGCCCCGAGGGAACCATGCTGCCTTCCAGGCTGACGTGTCTGAGGCCAGGGCCGCCAGGTGCCTGCTGGAACAAGTGCAG GCCTGCTTTTCTCGCCCACCATCTGTCGTTGTGTCCTGTGCGGGCATCACCCAGGATGAGTTTCTGCTGCACATGTCTGAGGATGACTGGGACAAAGTCATAGCTGTCAACCTCAAG GGCACCTTCCTAGTCACTCAGGCTGCAGCACAAGCCCTGGTGTCCAATGGTTGTCGTGGTTCCATCATCAACATCAGTAGCATCGTAGGAAAG GTGGGGAACATGGGGCAGACAAACTATGCAGCATCCAAGGCTGGAGTGATTGGGCTGACCCAGACCGCAGCCCGGGAGCTTGGACG ACATGGGATCCGCTGTAACTCTGTCGTCCCAGGGTTCATTGCAACACCCATGACACAGAAAGTGCCACAGAAAGTGGTGGACAAG ATTACTGAAATGATCCCGATGGGACACTTGGGGGACCCTGAGG ATGTGGCAGATGTGGTCGCATTCTTGGCATCTGAAGATAGTGGATACATCACAGGGACCTCAGTGGAAGTCACTG GAGGTCTTTTCATGTAA